One stretch of Siphonobacter curvatus DNA includes these proteins:
- a CDS encoding ABC transporter permease, protein MFQNYLKLALRNLWKSRLFTGLNMLGLSLGLTVSLLLFLYIKDELAFDRYHRQAEQIYRVNLAVSFDDKEEKWATAPNIIGPTMQEKIPGVKQQVRFLKHNFGESAFITTGEKKFVEKSLYWADSTLFQVFDLPLVQGNPQTALEKPNQVLISQRTAERYFGNENPLGKDLKVDNRTTLEVTGVYADFPDHSSFDANLIGSFATEKWAYKNLSWSNASFETYVLLNPQTQPTSVERQLDKLIKQNVPEENRYYTAYLQPLTDMHLHSEDVAHVYTQKIGDPQQVRILVVLAFVVLVIACINYMNLSTARSQQRFREVGINKALGASRSLVARRFYIETAILVLLSILLSIALLEAFLPIFNSLASRNLTAHAVLSPEVIIGLVLTGTLVTLIAGSYPALYLSSYAPKNLLQTNFRANTGAGLFRRSLVVIQFTASIVLVISSIIFYQQLRFVQHQKLGYQPEQVVAVTTVAAESKTQIDGLMNRVRSLPDVVEVSRAQTFPASGGSGRSLRKNLQSSEEFKMTTNHATPDFVQVLGLKLIAGKTLPSIPKDAKDTTVQVVLNRKAVAFLGYTPENAIGRKAYGLFGDNNTEIVGVVEDFHFENFHQPIGGYAFHNANTESYRYLLVKLRTQRLTQAMSQLENAFSESMPQSAFEYTFLDQYLNNLYQTEQRTAQVVLVFSILTILVACLGLFGLAAYAAEQRTKEIGVRKVLGANEFQLVTLLSSDFLKLVGLAFLIASPLAWWMMNEWLTSFAYRIQISGWVFVAAGLLALLIALLTVSSQALRAALMNPVRSLKSE, encoded by the coding sequence ATGTTTCAGAACTATCTCAAACTTGCCCTTCGCAATCTCTGGAAGAGTCGCCTCTTTACCGGCCTGAACATGCTGGGCCTTTCGCTGGGTCTGACGGTATCCTTACTGCTGTTTTTGTACATCAAGGATGAGTTAGCCTTTGATCGGTACCATCGACAGGCCGAGCAGATTTATCGGGTGAATCTGGCGGTGTCGTTTGACGACAAGGAGGAGAAATGGGCGACAGCTCCGAACATCATCGGCCCAACCATGCAGGAGAAAATTCCCGGCGTGAAGCAACAGGTTCGGTTTCTGAAACACAACTTCGGAGAATCGGCTTTCATTACAACGGGCGAAAAGAAATTCGTTGAAAAAAGCCTGTACTGGGCTGATTCCACGCTTTTTCAGGTATTTGATCTTCCGCTCGTGCAGGGCAATCCCCAAACGGCACTCGAAAAACCAAATCAGGTACTGATCAGTCAGCGTACAGCGGAACGTTATTTCGGCAACGAAAATCCGCTGGGTAAAGACCTCAAAGTCGATAACCGAACAACGCTGGAGGTAACGGGCGTCTACGCGGATTTTCCGGACCACTCCTCGTTCGATGCCAACCTGATTGGTTCCTTTGCTACGGAAAAATGGGCGTACAAAAACCTTTCCTGGAGCAATGCCAGTTTTGAAACCTACGTCCTGTTAAATCCTCAGACCCAGCCTACTTCGGTCGAGCGGCAGTTGGACAAGCTGATTAAACAGAATGTTCCCGAAGAGAACCGTTATTACACCGCGTACCTGCAACCCTTAACGGACATGCACCTGCATTCCGAAGACGTCGCCCACGTGTACACCCAAAAAATCGGCGATCCCCAGCAGGTACGGATTCTGGTTGTACTGGCCTTTGTAGTACTGGTCATTGCCTGTATCAATTACATGAACCTGAGCACGGCTCGCTCTCAGCAACGTTTTCGTGAGGTGGGGATCAATAAGGCCCTGGGAGCTTCCCGCAGTTTGGTTGCCCGTCGGTTCTATATTGAAACGGCGATTCTGGTCTTGCTGTCCATTCTTTTAAGCATTGCTTTGCTGGAAGCTTTTTTACCGATATTCAATAGCCTTGCTTCGCGGAACCTTACGGCCCATGCGGTTCTGTCGCCCGAAGTCATTATCGGATTAGTACTGACGGGAACCCTCGTGACCCTGATTGCCGGTTCGTATCCGGCTTTGTACCTGTCGTCCTACGCCCCTAAAAATCTGTTACAAACTAATTTCCGGGCCAATACCGGAGCCGGATTATTCCGGCGTAGTCTGGTCGTTATCCAGTTTACAGCTTCCATAGTGCTCGTTATCAGTAGTATCATTTTCTACCAGCAGCTTCGGTTTGTACAGCATCAGAAACTGGGGTATCAGCCCGAACAGGTGGTGGCGGTTACTACCGTTGCGGCGGAGTCCAAAACGCAAATTGACGGACTCATGAACCGCGTTCGCTCCCTGCCCGATGTGGTGGAAGTATCCCGGGCCCAGACGTTTCCGGCCAGTGGCGGCAGTGGTCGTTCCCTACGAAAGAATTTACAGTCGTCGGAAGAATTCAAAATGACGACCAATCACGCCACGCCGGATTTTGTACAGGTACTTGGCCTGAAACTGATTGCGGGAAAAACCCTTCCCTCGATTCCTAAAGATGCCAAAGACACGACGGTCCAGGTCGTATTGAACCGGAAAGCGGTAGCTTTTCTCGGGTACACGCCGGAAAACGCCATCGGCCGCAAAGCGTACGGGCTTTTCGGTGATAACAATACGGAGATCGTGGGCGTCGTCGAAGACTTTCATTTTGAAAATTTTCATCAACCCATCGGGGGTTATGCTTTTCATAATGCCAATACCGAATCGTATCGCTACCTGCTGGTGAAACTTCGCACGCAGCGGCTGACGCAGGCCATGTCGCAGCTGGAAAATGCTTTCTCGGAGAGTATGCCGCAGTCGGCCTTTGAATACACCTTTCTAGATCAGTACCTAAATAATCTTTACCAGACTGAACAGCGAACGGCCCAGGTCGTGCTGGTTTTCTCCATCCTGACCATCCTCGTTGCCTGCCTCGGTCTGTTTGGACTGGCGGCGTATGCAGCCGAACAACGGACCAAAGAAATTGGCGTTCGCAAAGTGCTGGGAGCCAATGAATTTCAACTGGTTACCCTGTTATCCAGCGACTTCCTCAAACTCGTGGGCCTTGCCTTCCTGATTGCCTCGCCCTTGGCCTGGTGGATGATGAATGAATGGCTGACCAGCTTTGCCTATCGCATCCAGATTAGTGGCTGGGTCTTCGTGGCTGCCGGACTGCTGGCCTTGCTGATTGCTCTGCTGACGGTCAGTAGTCAGGCCCTGCGTGCGGCGTTGATGAATCCCGTTCGAAGTCTAAAAAGTGAATAA
- a CDS encoding ABC transporter permease, with the protein MLRNYIQIALRNLWKNKSFSLINIVGLAVGMACCMLILLYVQQQLSYDRHHEKADDLYRLVTEFVTESKTERAPTSAAPVAAALKNEFPEVEEVTRVFIPFSEDKAILRRMEGGHSVQTFYESKGAYADPTFFKIFTYSFLEGNAQRALDQPNTVVLSKEVAQKLFGNAPALNRVIRISNSNGDLDFKVTGVFESKGPSHLDTHYLMSLQTGELGAFVRSIQNFAVNNMFYTYIKLRPGSDAKALEAKFPAFIQKYMGEDLKKVAFRKNQYLESVPRIHLHTEAEGMFNKKGNSQLVYILATVALFTLLIACINFMNLSTARSGKRAAEVGVRKVMGAEKQTLVGQFLGESMLISLLSLTIAILLVELSLPVFNQVAGTNLDVSLTKDYDKLLLFVGLALLTGLVAGSYPAFYLSSFNPAQVLKGKASNSLAVTQLRKGLVVFQFALSIMLILGSLVIWRQMRFLQEKDLGFVKDQQLVVPLRTSQAKDNYRTFKQAVDKQAEVVASAAATSYPGVFVAGDQNFVRLGQNIEQAVNVKMNHVNYDFLETMGFHLLSGRFFSTKFPADTAQRIILNETAVARLGYTPQNILGQRIRWKSSNEQLDYQVVGVVRDFNFMGLQQPINSFGFTLAPWGLNYMVIRTNTPQVKRLLASLENTWKSLNADEPFEYSFLDQDFQRNYEAEQTMGTMIGYFTAIAILIACLGLYGLAAFTAEQRIKEIGVRKVLGASVGHIVGLLSKDFMTLVLIAYVLAVPISWYLMNEWLQAFAFRINLSWWLFAGAGGIAFLIALATVSSQTIRAAMVNPVKSLKSE; encoded by the coding sequence ATGCTCCGCAATTACATCCAAATCGCCCTACGGAACTTATGGAAAAACAAGTCTTTTTCCCTGATTAATATCGTCGGCCTAGCCGTGGGTATGGCCTGCTGTATGCTCATTTTACTGTACGTGCAGCAGCAACTGAGTTACGACCGTCATCACGAAAAGGCGGATGATTTGTACCGTCTGGTAACGGAATTTGTCACCGAAAGCAAAACCGAACGGGCTCCCACGAGTGCGGCTCCGGTAGCAGCAGCTCTCAAAAACGAGTTTCCGGAAGTCGAAGAAGTCACCCGCGTATTCATTCCTTTTTCGGAAGATAAAGCCATTCTCAGACGGATGGAGGGCGGTCATTCTGTACAGACTTTTTACGAAAGCAAGGGAGCGTACGCCGATCCTACGTTTTTCAAAATCTTTACGTATTCATTCCTCGAAGGCAATGCTCAACGAGCGTTGGATCAACCCAATACGGTCGTGCTTTCCAAAGAAGTGGCCCAAAAGCTTTTTGGTAACGCTCCGGCTCTGAACCGGGTTATCCGGATTAGCAATAGTAACGGCGATCTGGACTTTAAGGTGACGGGTGTCTTTGAATCCAAAGGCCCCTCCCACCTGGATACGCACTACCTCATGTCCCTGCAAACGGGCGAGCTGGGAGCCTTTGTCCGAAGCATCCAGAATTTCGCGGTGAACAACATGTTCTATACCTACATCAAACTTCGGCCCGGTAGCGATGCCAAGGCTCTGGAAGCCAAGTTTCCGGCCTTCATTCAAAAGTACATGGGCGAAGACTTGAAGAAGGTCGCTTTTCGTAAGAACCAGTACCTGGAATCGGTTCCACGCATTCATCTGCATACGGAAGCCGAAGGCATGTTCAATAAAAAAGGAAACAGTCAGTTGGTGTACATCCTAGCTACGGTAGCCCTTTTTACCCTACTGATTGCGTGTATCAACTTCATGAACCTGAGTACAGCCCGTTCGGGTAAGCGGGCAGCGGAAGTAGGCGTACGTAAAGTCATGGGGGCTGAAAAGCAAACGCTGGTGGGTCAGTTTCTGGGTGAGTCAATGCTGATTAGTCTGCTTTCACTTACCATTGCCATTCTGCTGGTGGAACTCAGTTTGCCGGTATTTAATCAGGTTGCCGGTACAAATCTGGACGTATCCCTGACGAAAGATTACGACAAGCTCCTATTATTTGTGGGGCTGGCTTTACTAACGGGCCTGGTGGCGGGTAGTTATCCGGCCTTTTATTTGTCCTCTTTCAATCCGGCTCAGGTCTTGAAGGGCAAAGCCAGCAACAGTCTGGCCGTTACCCAATTGCGGAAAGGGCTGGTCGTCTTTCAATTTGCCCTATCGATTATGCTGATTCTAGGTTCACTGGTGATCTGGCGGCAGATGCGTTTTCTTCAGGAAAAAGACCTGGGCTTTGTGAAAGATCAGCAACTGGTAGTCCCCCTGCGTACCTCCCAGGCCAAAGACAATTACCGGACATTCAAACAAGCCGTTGACAAACAGGCAGAGGTAGTGGCATCCGCCGCGGCTACGAGTTATCCGGGCGTTTTTGTGGCGGGCGATCAGAATTTCGTGCGGTTGGGCCAAAATATTGAACAGGCCGTAAACGTAAAGATGAATCACGTCAACTACGATTTTCTGGAAACCATGGGCTTTCATTTGCTCAGTGGACGGTTTTTCTCGACTAAATTTCCGGCGGATACAGCCCAGCGAATTATTCTCAACGAAACGGCTGTAGCCCGGTTAGGCTATACACCGCAGAATATCCTCGGTCAGCGGATACGCTGGAAAAGTTCGAATGAACAATTGGATTATCAGGTAGTGGGTGTCGTTCGGGATTTCAATTTCATGGGTCTGCAACAGCCCATCAACAGCTTTGGATTTACGCTGGCTCCCTGGGGTCTTAACTACATGGTCATCCGAACCAATACGCCACAAGTGAAACGCCTGCTGGCTTCCTTGGAAAACACCTGGAAAAGTCTGAACGCGGACGAGCCTTTTGAGTACAGCTTCCTCGATCAGGATTTTCAGCGGAATTACGAAGCCGAGCAAACCATGGGAACCATGATTGGCTACTTTACAGCGATAGCCATTCTGATTGCCTGTCTGGGTTTATACGGACTGGCGGCCTTTACGGCGGAGCAACGGATCAAAGAAATTGGGGTTCGGAAAGTACTGGGGGCCAGTGTGGGTCACATCGTAGGTCTGCTTTCGAAAGACTTCATGACACTCGTCCTGATTGCCTATGTGCTGGCCGTACCCATCTCCTGGTACCTGATGAACGAATGGTTACAGGCCTTTGCGTTCCGCATTAATCTGAGTTGGTGGCTTTTTGCCGGAGC
- a CDS encoding ABC transporter permease: MLQNYLKIAWRSLWKNRLFSMVNLVGLALGLTASLLILEYVSFEKSFNTFHPQLPSLYRILMKDQAGTTQGSSAPGIILRTDFPEIKGYCRLAEGISNGIITVANQTFREEHSAYADASLFELFHFPLLSGSAQELKKPLTVALSAHQARTLFGSTDVVGKSLSLANQFGKLEYAVVAVYENMPENSDLQVDLVLSLATLQNPTIVASNSWVDPTGVGAQFLTTYVRLAPQSTVSHVEAKFNALLKTLPTGATDEIRLQAVSFQHLGSSLNDSYPTYGNLGFVYIMTGIALLILLIAWFNYVNLSTALSTKRSKEVGVRKVIGAHRNQLITQFLGESMILNLTALLLALVLVDLLQIPFNLLIKKNLSLSILLHSAFGLYGLLFFIAGSVLSGAYTAFILSSINPILSLKGGFLKSGRAWLRQSLVVFQFSISIALIAATFIVYHQLHYMQRKNLGMNLQQLLVMQGPEVGRDDSLFQDRAVGFRNAVSQLAFVSSFSNTGNVPGNGFNFSTENVLRTDQTTAGAHTSYKVLICDDQYFKTYDIALATGRAFTKGETEKPWRNVAQVVLNEAAVARLSATPTSILGKTISFNGQAVEVIGVVKNYHHLGLKEVIQPIVFWPQQNTTYFTAQISTDQLQKHLSQIQTLYERFFPGNPFSFHFADEQFNYQYQTEQQYSELFTLAAGLSIFIACLGLLGLAAFSAEQRTKEIGIRKVLGASVVQLSAMLSKDFVRLVLIALLLAVPLVWLAMERWLEQFAYHVSVQWWIFAGAGLLTLTIALLTVGYQSIRTALINPVKSLKSE; this comes from the coding sequence ATGTTACAGAACTATCTCAAAATCGCCTGGCGAAGTTTATGGAAGAACCGGCTGTTTTCCATGGTCAATCTCGTGGGGCTGGCTCTGGGGCTTACGGCTTCGCTGCTCATTCTGGAATACGTCAGTTTCGAGAAAAGCTTTAATACCTTTCATCCGCAACTGCCCAGCCTGTACCGAATCCTGATGAAAGATCAGGCGGGTACTACCCAGGGAAGTTCGGCTCCGGGCATTATTCTCCGGACAGATTTCCCAGAAATCAAAGGCTACTGCCGCCTGGCCGAGGGCATTTCAAACGGCATCATTACCGTTGCAAACCAGACCTTTCGGGAAGAACATTCGGCTTACGCGGATGCTTCCCTGTTTGAGCTTTTTCACTTCCCGCTGCTATCAGGTTCCGCTCAGGAGCTTAAGAAGCCTCTCACTGTAGCCCTGTCCGCCCATCAGGCCCGTACACTCTTTGGCAGTACCGACGTCGTGGGCAAAAGCCTGTCACTGGCCAATCAGTTCGGAAAGCTGGAATACGCCGTAGTGGCTGTGTACGAAAACATGCCCGAAAACTCGGATCTACAGGTGGACCTGGTTCTTTCCCTGGCGACTTTACAAAACCCGACCATTGTGGCGTCCAATAGCTGGGTCGACCCGACGGGCGTGGGAGCACAATTTCTGACGACCTACGTGCGACTCGCTCCGCAAAGTACGGTGAGCCACGTAGAAGCCAAATTTAATGCCCTGCTCAAGACCTTACCCACCGGAGCCACGGACGAAATCCGATTACAGGCGGTTTCGTTTCAGCACCTCGGTTCCTCCCTCAACGACTCCTACCCCACCTATGGCAATCTGGGGTTCGTGTACATCATGACCGGCATTGCCTTACTGATTTTACTGATTGCCTGGTTCAACTACGTCAACTTGAGTACGGCGTTATCCACCAAACGTTCCAAAGAAGTGGGCGTTCGGAAAGTCATTGGTGCTCACCGCAATCAGTTGATCACTCAATTTTTGGGCGAATCCATGATTCTGAATCTGACTGCCCTTCTGCTGGCTCTGGTTTTGGTGGATCTGCTCCAGATTCCCTTTAATCTGTTAATCAAGAAAAACCTTTCGTTATCCATCCTATTGCATTCCGCTTTCGGCCTGTATGGACTTCTGTTCTTCATCGCCGGCAGTGTGCTTTCAGGAGCCTATACGGCCTTTATTCTGAGTAGCATTAATCCCATACTGAGTTTAAAGGGTGGATTTCTGAAATCGGGACGGGCTTGGTTACGACAATCACTCGTGGTCTTTCAGTTCAGCATTTCCATTGCCCTAATTGCCGCCACGTTCATCGTCTATCATCAGTTGCACTACATGCAGCGTAAAAATCTGGGCATGAACCTCCAGCAACTACTGGTGATGCAGGGACCGGAAGTAGGACGAGATGACAGTTTGTTTCAGGACCGGGCCGTAGGTTTTCGGAACGCCGTGAGTCAGTTGGCTTTCGTATCGTCCTTCAGTAATACGGGGAATGTTCCGGGTAATGGCTTTAACTTTTCAACGGAAAATGTCTTACGGACCGACCAGACCACCGCAGGGGCTCATACCAGTTACAAAGTCTTAATCTGCGATGACCAGTATTTTAAAACCTACGACATCGCTTTAGCCACCGGCCGTGCGTTTACGAAAGGGGAAACCGAAAAACCCTGGAGAAACGTAGCTCAGGTGGTACTTAATGAAGCCGCCGTTGCCCGCTTATCCGCTACACCGACGAGTATCCTTGGGAAAACCATCAGCTTTAACGGACAAGCCGTGGAAGTGATTGGGGTCGTTAAAAATTACCACCATCTGGGTTTAAAGGAAGTCATTCAACCCATCGTTTTCTGGCCGCAGCAAAATACTACCTACTTCACGGCTCAGATTTCCACGGATCAGTTACAGAAACACCTGAGTCAGATTCAAACCCTGTACGAGCGATTTTTTCCGGGCAATCCCTTCTCATTTCATTTCGCCGACGAACAGTTTAACTACCAATACCAGACGGAGCAGCAGTACAGCGAATTGTTTACGCTAGCGGCTGGACTATCCATCTTTATCGCCTGTCTGGGTCTGCTTGGACTGGCCGCTTTTAGTGCCGAACAGCGAACCAAGGAAATTGGTATCCGGAAAGTACTCGGAGCCAGTGTCGTGCAGCTTTCGGCCATGCTTTCCAAAGATTTTGTCCGTCTGGTTCTGATTGCTCTCCTCCTCGCGGTTCCGCTGGTCTGGCTGGCGATGGAACGCTGGCTGGAACAGTTTGCCTATCACGTCTCGGTGCAGTGGTGGATCTTCGCCGGAGCTGGACTCCTGACCCTGACAATCGCTTTACTCACGGTTGGTTATCAGTCCATTCGAACGGCGTTGATCAATCCGGTGAAGAGTTTAAAGAGTGAATAA
- a CDS encoding ABC transporter permease produces MLSNYLKIAFRNLWRNKTYSAINLFGLAFGIATCLLITFYVIDELSYDRFLGHADRAYRINTDINFGGSETHTAASAAPMGPALAQAYPDIEAAARIRDQAPGMIRKGTEKIQERSVYADSTLFDVLGLTVLAGNSKTALNQPHTVVITRRMALKYFDTPEAVGKTLILNENVPYKVTGVIEDLPRTSHLNADLYFSMLDHADSKENSWLSHNYSTYLLLKPGVSPQQVEGQIRQLFLKHGGPMIQQWLGKNVAELEAGGSYVRYTLLPVPDIHLHSNRVDEMNPSGNIQYVYIFSAIAIFILFIACINFMNLATARSAHRAKEVGVRKVLGSASAHLIGQFLTESILLSFMACSISLLLVELALPAFNQLADKQLSLNFIRDWYLLPFLLTFALFVGVLAGSYPAFYLSSFEPAKVLKGKLTAGMRSGWLRSSLVVFQFFASVFLIICTLAIHRQLNFIQQKQVGFDREQVLMLDGVYGPQVQALKNEILRIPGVQSGTVTGYLPTPSWRGNDSFFPEGEITPERAVQMQTWYVDPDYMKTMGLQLLAGRNFSNQMATDSSAVILNETAAKLFGYTSPTGRKIAEIEDPQTGRTRQLNVIGVVKNFNYESLRENVGALCLLLNAKPAGYATFRLKTQQLPETVAKIEQTWQRVLPGQPFRAQFMDEAFDSIYRSEQRVGKVFLSFAITAIVIACLGLFGLAAYSAEQRTKEIGVRKVLGATELQLVALLSSDFVRLIGIAFLIAVPIAWYVMDQWLEGFAYRSSLSIWIFVGAGAASLCIALLTISSQAIRAAAMNPVKSLKSE; encoded by the coding sequence ATGTTATCTAATTATCTAAAAATCGCTTTTCGAAACCTCTGGCGAAATAAGACCTACTCGGCCATCAACCTGTTTGGGCTAGCCTTTGGTATCGCGACATGCTTACTCATTACTTTTTACGTCATCGATGAGCTGAGCTACGATCGCTTTCTGGGCCATGCGGATCGGGCGTACCGCATCAATACCGACATCAATTTTGGTGGTTCCGAAACCCATACGGCGGCTTCCGCGGCTCCCATGGGACCAGCCCTGGCACAGGCCTACCCGGACATCGAAGCAGCGGCCCGCATTCGCGATCAGGCTCCGGGCATGATTCGAAAAGGGACGGAGAAAATTCAGGAGCGATCGGTCTACGCCGATTCCACGCTCTTCGATGTACTGGGTTTGACCGTCCTTGCCGGCAACTCCAAAACCGCTCTCAATCAGCCCCATACGGTAGTGATTACCCGCCGCATGGCCCTGAAGTATTTCGATACTCCGGAAGCCGTCGGTAAAACATTAATACTGAACGAAAATGTCCCGTATAAAGTCACGGGTGTAATCGAAGACCTACCCCGTACCTCCCACCTCAATGCGGATCTGTATTTCAGCATGCTGGATCACGCCGATAGCAAGGAAAATAGCTGGCTGAGCCATAACTACAGCACGTACCTTTTGCTCAAGCCCGGCGTATCGCCTCAGCAGGTCGAAGGTCAAATTCGGCAGCTCTTTCTAAAACACGGCGGTCCGATGATTCAACAGTGGCTGGGCAAGAACGTAGCCGAACTGGAGGCGGGTGGCAGCTACGTCCGCTATACACTCTTGCCCGTTCCGGACATTCATTTACATTCCAATCGCGTGGATGAAATGAATCCCTCGGGTAACATTCAGTACGTTTACATTTTTTCAGCCATTGCCATCTTCATACTTTTCATTGCCTGCATCAACTTCATGAACCTCGCGACGGCCCGTTCGGCTCACCGGGCCAAGGAAGTAGGCGTACGAAAGGTACTGGGTTCAGCGAGTGCCCACCTGATCGGGCAGTTTCTGACGGAATCCATCCTGCTCAGTTTCATGGCTTGTAGTATTTCTTTATTATTGGTGGAACTGGCCTTGCCCGCTTTTAACCAATTAGCCGACAAACAGCTTTCGCTTAATTTCATTCGTGACTGGTACCTGCTGCCCTTCCTGCTAACCTTTGCCCTGTTCGTAGGCGTACTGGCGGGCAGCTACCCGGCCTTTTACCTGTCTTCTTTCGAACCCGCCAAAGTACTGAAAGGCAAGCTTACCGCCGGGATGCGAAGCGGCTGGCTACGGAGTTCGCTGGTCGTTTTCCAGTTTTTCGCCTCGGTATTCCTGATCATCTGTACCCTGGCAATTCATCGGCAACTGAATTTCATTCAGCAGAAACAGGTGGGTTTTGATCGCGAGCAAGTCCTCATGCTTGATGGCGTCTATGGTCCCCAGGTACAGGCCTTGAAAAACGAAATTTTACGCATCCCCGGCGTACAAAGCGGAACGGTTACGGGCTACCTGCCGACCCCTTCGTGGCGCGGAAACGATTCGTTTTTTCCGGAAGGTGAAATAACCCCGGAACGGGCCGTGCAGATGCAAACGTGGTACGTAGACCCGGACTACATGAAAACCATGGGCTTACAGTTGTTGGCGGGACGGAATTTTTCCAATCAGATGGCGACCGACTCATCGGCGGTTATTCTAAATGAAACTGCAGCGAAACTCTTCGGGTACACGAGTCCGACGGGTCGCAAGATTGCGGAAATTGAAGATCCGCAAACGGGCCGAACCCGGCAATTAAACGTCATCGGCGTCGTAAAAAATTTCAACTACGAGTCCCTCCGGGAGAACGTTGGAGCTTTATGCCTCTTACTCAACGCCAAGCCAGCGGGCTACGCTACCTTTCGACTAAAGACGCAGCAACTGCCCGAAACCGTAGCCAAAATTGAACAAACTTGGCAACGCGTGCTGCCGGGGCAACCCTTCCGGGCTCAGTTTATGGACGAAGCCTTCGACAGTATCTACCGTAGTGAGCAACGCGTCGGCAAAGTCTTTCTATCGTTTGCGATTACGGCCATTGTCATTGCCTGTCTGGGTCTATTTGGATTGGCAGCGTATTCGGCCGAACAGCGGACCAAGGAAATCGGGGTACGGAAGGTGCTGGGAGCCACTGAACTGCAACTGGTTGCTCTGCTCTCCAGTGATTTCGTACGGCTCATCGGTATTGCCTTCCTCATCGCCGTTCCCATTGCCTGGTACGTCATGGACCAATGGCTCGAAGGCTTTGCCTACCGCAGCTCGCTGAGTATCTGGATTTTCGTCGGAGCAGGAGCCGCTTCGCTTTGCATTGCTCTGCTAACAATTAGTAGTCAGGCCATCCGGGCGGCGGCCATGAACCCCGTCAAGAGTTTAAAATCGGAGTAA